From the genome of Pseudomonas sp. Teo4, one region includes:
- a CDS encoding ABC-F family ATPase has product MISTANITMQFGSKPLFENVSVKFNNGNRYGLIGANGCGKSTFMKILGSDLEPSGGQVMLEPNTRLGKLRQDQFAYEEFTVIDTVIMGHGQLWKVKAERDRIYSLPEMTEEDGMAVAELETEFAEMDGYTAESRAGELLLGLGIPLEQHFGPMSEVAPGWKLRVLLAQALFSDPDVLLLDEPTNHLDINTIRWLETILTARNSTMVIISHDRHFLNSVCTHMADLDYGELRVFPGNYDEYMTAATQAREQLLSDNAKKKAQIAELQTFVSRFSANASKAKQATSRAKQIDKIQLAEVKPSSRVSPFIRFEQTKKLHRQAVTVEKMAKAFDDKVLFKDFSFTIEAGERVAIIGPNGIGKTTLLRTLVGEMTPDKGDVKWTDSAEVGYYAQDHAHDFEDDVSLFDWMGQWTTGEQVIRGTLGRMLFSNDEILKSVKVISGGEQGRMLFGKLILQKPNVLVMDEPTNHLDMESIEALNLALENYPGTLLFVSHDREFVSSLATRIIELTPEGVVDFSGTYDDYLRSQGVVV; this is encoded by the coding sequence TTGATCTCCACCGCCAACATCACCATGCAATTCGGCTCCAAGCCGCTGTTCGAAAACGTCTCGGTCAAATTCAACAACGGCAACCGCTACGGCCTGATCGGCGCCAATGGCTGCGGCAAGTCCACCTTCATGAAAATCCTCGGCAGCGACCTGGAGCCTTCCGGTGGCCAGGTGATGCTCGAGCCGAACACCCGCCTGGGTAAACTGCGCCAGGACCAGTTCGCCTACGAAGAATTCACCGTCATCGACACGGTGATCATGGGCCACGGCCAGCTGTGGAAGGTCAAAGCCGAGCGCGATCGTATCTACTCGCTGCCGGAAATGACCGAGGAAGACGGCATGGCCGTCGCCGAGCTGGAAACCGAATTCGCCGAAATGGACGGCTACACCGCCGAATCCCGCGCCGGTGAACTGCTGCTGGGCCTGGGTATTCCGCTGGAACAGCACTTCGGGCCGATGAGCGAAGTGGCGCCGGGCTGGAAACTGCGTGTGCTGCTGGCACAGGCGCTGTTCTCGGACCCGGACGTGCTGCTGCTCGACGAACCAACCAACCACCTGGACATCAACACCATCCGCTGGCTGGAAACCATTCTCACCGCGCGTAACAGCACCATGGTGATCATTTCCCACGACCGGCACTTCCTGAACAGTGTCTGCACCCACATGGCCGACCTGGACTACGGTGAGCTGCGCGTCTTCCCAGGCAACTACGACGAGTACATGACCGCCGCCACCCAGGCGCGTGAGCAGCTGCTGTCGGACAACGCCAAGAAGAAAGCCCAGATCGCCGAGCTGCAGACCTTCGTCAGCCGCTTCTCGGCCAACGCCTCCAAGGCCAAGCAGGCCACCTCGCGCGCCAAGCAGATCGACAAGATCCAGCTGGCCGAGGTCAAGCCGTCGAGCCGTGTCAGCCCGTTCATCCGCTTCGAGCAGACCAAGAAGCTGCACCGCCAGGCCGTGACCGTCGAGAAAATGGCCAAGGCTTTCGACGACAAGGTGCTGTTCAAGGACTTCAGCTTCACCATCGAAGCTGGCGAGCGTGTGGCGATCATCGGCCCCAACGGTATCGGCAAGACCACCTTGCTGCGCACCCTGGTCGGTGAAATGACCCCGGACAAGGGTGATGTGAAGTGGACCGACAGCGCTGAAGTGGGCTACTACGCCCAGGACCACGCCCACGACTTCGAAGACGACGTGAGCCTGTTCGACTGGATGGGCCAATGGACCACCGGCGAGCAGGTGATCCGCGGCACCTTGGGCCGCATGCTGTTCTCCAACGACGAGATCCTCAAGTCGGTGAAGGTGATTTCCGGTGGTGAACAGGGCCGTATGCTGTTCGGCAAGCTGATTCTGCAGAAGCCGAACGTGCTGGTGATGGACGAACCGACCAACCACCTGGACATGGAGTCGATCGAGGCGTTGAACCTGGCGCTGGAGAACTACCCGGGCACGCTGCTGTTCGTCAGCCACGACCGTGAGTTCGTATCGTCCCTGGCCACCCGCATCATCGAGCTGACGCCCGAGGGTGTGGTGGACTTCAGCGGCACCTACGACGATTACCTGCGTAGCCAGGGCGTCGTGGTCTGA
- a CDS encoding MFS transporter: MTAQQPSPSTTPNITLQILSIVLYTFIAFLCIGLPIAVLPSYVHDQLGFGAVIAGVTIGLQYLATLLSRPFAGRVADTLGGKRAIHYGLFGIAGCGVLTLLSAWTLTLPVLSLLLLLVGRVMLGVAQGLIGVATLSWGIGQVGAEHTAKVISWNGIASYGAIAIGAPVGVLAVDGLGFSVLGPALLVLALVGLLALRTRPDVVVVRGERLPFWSAFGRVAPCGLGLTLASIGYGTLTTFVTLYYLERGWAGAAWCLSAFGVCFIISRLLFVNAVNRFGGYNVAIACMATEVVGLSLLWLAPSPPWALLGAGMTGFGLSLVYPALGVEAIKQVPSSSRGAGLGAYAVFFDLALAIAGPVMGAVAVHLGYASIFCVAALLALSGVGLTLLLARRSHRS; encoded by the coding sequence ATGACCGCGCAACAACCCTCCCCCAGCACCACCCCCAACATTACGCTGCAGATCCTGTCGATCGTCCTCTACACCTTTATCGCGTTCCTCTGCATCGGCTTGCCGATTGCGGTGCTGCCCAGCTATGTGCATGACCAACTGGGCTTTGGCGCGGTGATCGCCGGGGTGACCATCGGCCTGCAGTACCTGGCCACCCTCCTCAGCCGGCCATTCGCCGGGCGTGTGGCAGATACCCTGGGCGGCAAGCGGGCCATCCACTACGGGTTGTTCGGCATTGCCGGTTGCGGGGTGTTGACCCTGTTGTCGGCCTGGACCCTGACGCTGCCAGTGTTGAGCCTGCTGCTGTTGCTGGTCGGGCGCGTGATGCTGGGCGTGGCCCAGGGGCTGATTGGCGTGGCGACCTTGAGCTGGGGCATCGGCCAGGTGGGCGCGGAGCACACGGCCAAGGTGATTTCCTGGAACGGTATCGCCTCTTACGGGGCCATCGCCATCGGTGCGCCGGTGGGTGTGCTGGCCGTGGACGGGCTGGGCTTCAGCGTGCTGGGCCCTGCGCTGCTGGTGCTTGCTCTGGTGGGATTACTGGCACTTCGTACACGCCCGGATGTGGTTGTGGTGCGTGGCGAGCGCTTGCCGTTCTGGTCGGCGTTCGGGCGCGTCGCGCCTTGCGGCCTGGGGCTGACGCTAGCCTCCATCGGCTATGGCACCCTGACCACGTTCGTCACCCTTTATTATCTGGAGCGTGGCTGGGCGGGTGCGGCTTGGTGCCTGAGCGCGTTCGGCGTGTGCTTCATCATCTCGCGGCTGCTGTTCGTCAATGCGGTCAACCGCTTTGGAGGTTACAACGTGGCCATCGCCTGCATGGCCACCGAGGTCGTCGGCTTGAGCCTGCTGTGGCTCGCCCCTTCCCCGCCCTGGGCGTTGCTGGGGGCCGGGATGACCGGCTTCGGGCTGTCGCTGGTGTATCCGGCACTGGGGGTCGAGGCGATCAAGCAAGTGCCCAGCAGTAGTCGAGGTGCCGGGCTGGGTGCATACGCGGTGTTCTTCGACCTGGCCTTGGCTATCGCCGGCCCGGTGATGGGCGCGGTCGCCGTGCACCTGGGCTACGCCTCGATCTTCTGCGTTGCGGCCCTGCTTGCCCTGTCAGGGGTTGGACTGACGCTGCTGCTGGCTCGGCGTAGCCACCGCAGTTGA
- a CDS encoding dienelactone hydrolase, producing MSTSRILLALVLFGGLLARAEAQPWEVGLHRMTLADPVDARPMQALAFYPSTGEPRTSRIDGYPVRVADEAPVALGQFPLLVLSHGNTGSPLALHYLATALARQGFVVVAVVHPGDNARDHSRLGTLSNLYGRPLQISAAITAARGDQLLGPYLNDGKVGVIGYSAGGETALILSGAQPDLDRLRRYCLERPGDADACKTHGVLIADRSELAPQADARVGAVMLMAPLSLMFGRHALAGVKVPALIYSGDSDQLVAVDRNAEALARKLPLTPDYRLLAGAGHFVFMARCDEEQRARMPVLCKDADGVDRQHIHHSLQRDTAAFFSQALGAPQPAERSTAVATPSQQQRQSNP from the coding sequence ATGAGCACCTCCCGAATCTTGTTGGCGCTGGTCCTGTTCGGTGGCCTGCTGGCCCGTGCCGAGGCGCAGCCTTGGGAGGTCGGTCTGCACCGCATGACCCTGGCCGACCCGGTCGACGCCCGCCCCATGCAGGCCTTGGCGTTCTATCCATCCACCGGCGAGCCCCGGACCAGCCGTATCGACGGCTACCCGGTCCGCGTGGCCGATGAGGCCCCGGTCGCCTTGGGCCAATTCCCCTTGCTGGTACTGTCCCATGGCAACACCGGCAGTCCGCTGGCGTTGCACTACCTGGCAACGGCACTGGCCCGCCAGGGCTTTGTCGTGGTGGCCGTGGTTCACCCCGGCGACAACGCCCGTGACCACAGCCGCCTGGGCACGTTGAGCAACCTTTACGGCCGCCCACTGCAGATCAGTGCCGCCATCACCGCCGCCCGTGGTGACCAGTTGCTGGGGCCATATCTGAACGATGGCAAAGTGGGGGTGATTGGCTATTCAGCCGGCGGTGAGACGGCCTTGATTCTGTCCGGCGCGCAGCCCGACCTGGACCGCCTGCGCCGCTATTGCCTGGAGCGCCCAGGCGATGCCGACGCCTGCAAGACCCACGGCGTGCTGATTGCCGACCGCAGCGAGCTGGCCCCCCAGGCCGACGCACGAGTGGGGGCGGTGATGCTGATGGCGCCGCTGAGCCTGATGTTCGGCCGTCACGCCCTGGCTGGCGTGAAAGTACCGGCGTTGATCTACAGTGGCGACAGCGACCAGCTGGTGGCGGTGGACCGCAATGCCGAAGCCCTGGCCCGCAAGCTTCCGCTCACCCCGGATTACCGCCTGCTGGCCGGTGCCGGGCATTTCGTGTTCATGGCCCGTTGCGATGAGGAACAGCGTGCCCGCATGCCGGTGCTGTGCAAGGATGCCGATGGCGTCGACCGCCAGCATATTCACCACTCCTTGCAGCGGGACACTGCGGCGTTCTTCAGCCAGGCGCTGGGCGCGCCGCAACCGGCCGAGCGCTCAACTGCGGTGGCTACGCCGAGCCAGCAGCAGCGTCAGTCCAACCCCTGA
- a CDS encoding FMN-dependent NADH-azoreductase — protein sequence MKLLHIDSSILGDNSASRQLSREVVEAWQAADPSIEVVYRDLAADAIAHFSAATLVAAGTPEDMRDAAQAFEAKLSAETLEEFLAADAVVIGAPMYNFSVPTQLKAWIDRVAVAGKTFRYTEAGPEGLCGDKKVVLVSTAGGLHAGQPTGVGHEDFLKVFLGFIGVTDLEIVRAHGLAYGPEQRSKAIDDAQAQIANELFAAA from the coding sequence ATGAAACTGTTGCATATCGATTCGAGCATCCTGGGCGACAATTCCGCCTCCCGCCAGCTGAGCCGCGAAGTGGTCGAAGCCTGGCAAGCCGCGGACCCAAGCATCGAAGTGGTTTACCGCGACCTGGCCGCCGACGCCATCGCCCACTTCTCTGCCGCCACCTTGGTTGCCGCCGGCACCCCTGAAGACATGCGCGATGCCGCCCAGGCGTTCGAAGCCAAGCTCAGCGCCGAAACCTTGGAAGAGTTCCTGGCCGCCGACGCCGTGGTGATCGGTGCGCCGATGTACAACTTCAGCGTGCCGACCCAACTCAAGGCTTGGATCGACCGCGTTGCCGTCGCCGGCAAGACCTTCCGCTACACCGAAGCCGGCCCTGAAGGCCTGTGCGGCGACAAGAAGGTGGTGCTGGTGTCCACCGCAGGCGGCCTGCACGCTGGCCAACCGACCGGTGTCGGCCACGAAGACTTCCTGAAAGTGTTCCTCGGCTTCATCGGTGTCACCGACCTGGAAATCGTCCGTGCCCACGGCCTGGCCTACGGCCCGGAACAGCGCAGCAAAGCGATTGATGACGCTCAGGCGCAAATTGCCAACGAGCTGTTCGCTGCCGCCTGA
- a CDS encoding LysR substrate-binding domain-containing protein, with the protein MQDLNDLFYFAQVVEAGGFAAAGRQLGIPKSRLSRRIAELEERLDTRLLQRTTRQLKLTAVGERYLHHCQAMLLEAEAADEVVASMSSEPRGRLRVSCPVALAHAFMPDVVSRFLEQYPQVQLDMVLLNRRVDLISEGIDVALRVRDLGDEDPALVTRRLRQAQMQLVAAPGFADHIRDPAKLATLPVLGAAEADRLVHFRLHGPNGQQQEVALEPRLAIDDFVVRSAAVRAGLGFTALPSMFCEEQLERGELVRLLPDWSLPGGYLQAVYPHRRGLLPAVRAWIDHLATSFEACGERYV; encoded by the coding sequence ATGCAAGACCTCAATGACCTCTTTTACTTCGCTCAGGTCGTCGAAGCCGGGGGTTTCGCGGCAGCCGGGCGTCAGTTGGGCATCCCCAAGTCACGCCTGTCGCGACGCATCGCCGAACTGGAAGAGCGCCTGGATACACGCCTGCTGCAACGCACCACCCGCCAGCTCAAGCTCACCGCCGTGGGCGAGCGCTACCTGCATCATTGCCAGGCCATGCTGCTGGAAGCAGAAGCGGCCGACGAGGTGGTGGCCAGCATGAGCAGCGAGCCGCGTGGTCGGCTCCGGGTGTCCTGCCCGGTCGCCTTGGCCCATGCGTTCATGCCAGATGTGGTCAGCCGTTTTCTGGAGCAGTACCCCCAGGTGCAACTGGACATGGTGCTGCTCAACCGCCGGGTCGACCTGATTTCCGAGGGTATCGACGTGGCCCTGCGGGTCCGCGACCTGGGCGATGAAGACCCGGCGCTGGTCACCCGCCGCCTGCGCCAGGCACAGATGCAACTGGTGGCGGCCCCGGGCTTTGCCGACCATATTCGCGACCCCGCCAAACTGGCCACTCTGCCAGTGCTGGGCGCGGCGGAGGCCGACAGGCTGGTGCACTTCCGCCTGCATGGCCCGAACGGCCAACAGCAGGAGGTCGCGCTGGAGCCGCGCCTGGCCATCGATGACTTCGTGGTGCGCAGCGCGGCCGTGCGCGCCGGGCTCGGTTTCACGGCCCTGCCAAGCATGTTCTGCGAAGAGCAGTTGGAACGGGGCGAGCTGGTGCGGCTGCTGCCGGACTGGTCACTGCCCGGCGGCTATCTGCAGGCGGTCTACCCCCATCGACGGGGCCTGCTGCCGGCAGTGCGGGCCTGGATCGATCACCTGGCGACCTCGTTCGAGGCCTGCGGAGAACGCTATGTCTAA
- a CDS encoding MmcQ/YjbR family DNA-binding protein produces the protein MSKQKMTEEQVAAFCLGLPGAREDYKWGGIRVFSVAGNKMFAVMDLAGAGLSFKVADELFLGYCDRPGVRPAPYLARARWISMTPPYPMGRDELCDLLQRSHQLVVRRLPKRLQVGLVL, from the coding sequence ATGTCTAAGCAGAAAATGACCGAAGAACAGGTGGCGGCATTCTGCCTTGGCCTGCCGGGGGCGCGGGAAGACTACAAATGGGGTGGTATTCGGGTGTTCTCGGTGGCCGGCAACAAGATGTTCGCAGTCATGGACCTGGCGGGCGCGGGGCTGTCGTTCAAGGTCGCCGATGAGCTGTTTCTGGGCTATTGCGACCGCCCTGGGGTACGCCCGGCGCCTTACCTGGCGCGGGCACGGTGGATCAGCATGACGCCGCCCTACCCCATGGGCCGCGATGAGCTGTGCGACCTGCTGCAGCGCTCGCACCAACTGGTGGTGCGGCGCTTGCCAAAGCGATTGCAGGTGGGGCTGGTGTTGTGA
- a CDS encoding DUF1294 domain-containing protein: MARTQDKVQQGAARQEGVRHARLKLLLLGALCLLPGVGVAQLAWSGQAWWPLAVYPAASLICLLLYWQDKHQARSQAWRTPEKVLHASELLGGWPGALLAQQLFRHKTRKVSYQLVFWAIVMLHQVFWVDYLFLNHQLFRLF; the protein is encoded by the coding sequence ATGGCGCGCACGCAAGACAAGGTGCAGCAGGGCGCCGCTCGGCAGGAGGGCGTACGACATGCCCGCCTGAAGCTGCTGCTGTTGGGCGCGTTGTGCCTGCTACCAGGTGTCGGCGTGGCACAACTGGCCTGGAGCGGGCAAGCCTGGTGGCCGCTGGCGGTTTACCCGGCGGCGAGCCTCATTTGCCTGCTGCTGTACTGGCAGGACAAGCACCAAGCCCGCAGCCAGGCCTGGCGCACACCAGAGAAGGTGTTGCACGCCAGCGAGCTGCTGGGTGGCTGGCCCGGAGCTTTGCTGGCCCAGCAGCTGTTTCGACACAAGACCCGCAAGGTCTCGTACCAGTTGGTGTTCTGGGCCATCGTGATGCTGCATCAGGTGTTCTGGGTCGACTACCTGTTCCTGAATCATCAGCTATTCAGGCTGTTCTGA